The following proteins come from a genomic window of Pyxidicoccus sp. MSG2:
- the thrC gene encoding threonine synthase, with amino-acid sequence MIVPDPKFRAEYACSEGCDFRASLLDVVYRCPRCGGLLEVSHDLAALRAVPGVMWKRRFESRFGSARLPEASGVWGKREWAIPGLPDEDIVSLGEGRVPLKPLPRMASELGLAALDLKECGVSPTGSFKDWGMTVLVSAVKHMRARGVPLRAVACASTGDTSAALSAYCAAAGIPAVVFLPRDKVSLAQLVQPIANGARVLSLDTDFDGCMKLVQAVTADTGLYLANSMNSLRIEGQKMVAVELCQDLGWEPPDWVVIPGGNLGNASALGKGFELMLELGLITKRPRIAVAQAQRANPLARSFRGGFKELVPMQAEKTLASAIQIGNPVSFKRAVRVLKAFDGVVEEATESELSNAAARADREGTFTCPQTGVALAAVEKLVAQGVIAKDSRVAVVATAHGLKFADFKVGYHRSALADVTSRYANPPVELPANLDAVRGALADLG; translated from the coding sequence ATGATCGTCCCTGATCCGAAGTTCCGGGCCGAGTACGCGTGCAGTGAGGGCTGTGACTTCCGCGCCTCGCTGCTGGACGTGGTGTACCGGTGCCCGCGCTGTGGCGGCCTGCTGGAGGTGTCGCACGACCTGGCGGCCCTGCGCGCCGTGCCCGGGGTGATGTGGAAGCGGCGCTTCGAGTCGCGCTTCGGCTCCGCGCGGCTGCCGGAGGCCTCGGGCGTATGGGGCAAGCGCGAGTGGGCCATTCCGGGGCTTCCCGACGAGGACATCGTGTCCCTGGGCGAGGGGCGCGTGCCGCTCAAGCCGCTGCCGCGCATGGCCTCGGAGCTGGGGCTGGCGGCGCTGGACTTGAAGGAGTGCGGCGTTTCCCCGACGGGGAGCTTCAAGGACTGGGGCATGACGGTCCTGGTCTCCGCCGTGAAGCACATGCGTGCCCGGGGCGTGCCGCTGCGCGCGGTGGCATGCGCGTCCACGGGGGACACGTCCGCGGCGCTGTCCGCCTACTGCGCGGCGGCCGGGATTCCCGCGGTGGTCTTCCTTCCGCGCGACAAGGTGTCGCTCGCGCAACTCGTGCAGCCGATTGCCAATGGCGCGCGCGTGCTGTCGCTGGACACGGACTTCGACGGCTGCATGAAGCTGGTGCAGGCGGTGACGGCGGACACGGGGCTGTACCTGGCCAACTCGATGAACTCGCTGCGCATCGAGGGCCAGAAGATGGTCGCCGTGGAGCTGTGTCAGGACCTGGGCTGGGAGCCGCCCGACTGGGTGGTGATTCCCGGAGGCAACCTGGGCAACGCCAGCGCGCTGGGCAAGGGCTTCGAGCTGATGCTGGAGCTGGGGCTCATCACGAAGCGGCCGCGCATCGCCGTGGCGCAGGCTCAGCGGGCCAACCCGCTGGCCCGCTCCTTCCGCGGCGGCTTCAAGGAACTGGTGCCGATGCAGGCGGAGAAGACGCTGGCGTCCGCCATCCAGATTGGCAACCCGGTGTCCTTCAAGCGCGCGGTGCGAGTCCTCAAGGCCTTTGACGGCGTGGTGGAGGAAGCCACGGAGTCCGAGCTGTCCAACGCCGCGGCCCGGGCGGACCGCGAGGGCACCTTCACGTGTCCGCAGACGGGCGTGGCGCTGGCGGCGGTGGAGAAGCTGGTGGCCCAGGGGGTCATCGCGAAGGACTCGCGCGTGGCGGTGGTGGCCACCGCGCACGGGCTGAAGTTCGCGGACTTCAAGGTGGGCTACCACCGGAGTGCGCTCGCGGACGTGACGAGCCGCTACGCGAATCCTCCGGTGGAGCTGCCGGCGAATCTGGATGCCGTGCGGGGCGCGCTGGCCGACCTGGGCTGA